Proteins from a single region of Hermetia illucens chromosome 3, iHerIll2.2.curated.20191125, whole genome shotgun sequence:
- the LOC119650602 gene encoding uncharacterized protein LOC119650602 yields the protein MAADCRVACENWSLVRGEIIQQALIVKRISTSEKYEHPPLDEIIDTDRAVFLETETLQPCDIHFEFPPTCSVYAIAIITDCQKLEMFIGKCEEYHKTFYGELVDEVDGSRIYYHDVELSNTPVSNFNIRLIPKEVTLWIYGIVVALKPNMKALADSIFAPTIDFNNVQNILAESKNKLTPDAERCRKFVQSYASSKTTLRPPNLDSIVSMMNGNLLNNTSTVANKGSGEYSSETSNVETNYNSTCKEQNIKSQPIGEANEIFKPIMDYVDSTISEMEKRIQSRIDELERRQHMKLDKILELLNNKTDQ from the exons atggcaGCGGATTGCAGGGTGGCCTGTGAAAACTGGTCTTTAGTAAGAGGCGAGATCATACAACAGGCGCTCATTGTTAAACGAATCAGCACATCTGAAAAGTATGAGCACCCACCACTGGACGAAATCATTGACACAGATCGTGCAGTTTTCCTTGAAACTGAAACATTACAACCTTGCGACATACACTTCGAATTTCCGCCAACTTGTAGTGTTTATGCAATTGCAATAATAACAGACTGCCAAAAATTGGAAATGTTTATTGGCAAGTGCGAAGAATACCACAAAACGTTCTATGGCGAACTGGTTGATGAGGTAGACGGCTCTCGAATTTACTACCACGACGTTGAGCTTAGTAATACTCCTGTGTCAAACTTTAATATAAGA TTAATTCCAAAGGAAGTGACTTTATGGATATATGGAATAGTAGTGGCACTCAAGCCAAACATGAAGGCCCTAGCCGACAGTATATTTGCACCTACAATTGATTTTAACAATGTGCAAAATATCCTTGCCGAATCCAAAAACAAATTAACTCCAGATGCAGAACGTTGCCGCAAATTTGTTCAATCGTACGCGAGCTCGAAGACTACATTGAGGCCCCCTAATTTGGACTCAATAGTATCTATGATGAAtggaaacttattgaacaatacTTCAACAGTTGCGAACAAGGGCAGCGGCGAATACTCATCGGAAACATCCAATGTCGAGACGAATTACAACAGCACTTGCAAAGAACAAAATATAAAATCTCAACCCATAGGAGAAGCTAATGAAATCTTTAAACCTATCATGGATTACGTTGACAGTACTATATCAGAAATGGAGAAGCGGATACAATCACGTATTGATGAGCTTGAAAGGAGGCAACATATGAAATTAGATAAAATTTTAgaattattaaataataaaactgaTCAATGA